GCGTCACATCCCGTCAGGTCCAGGCGCCGCCAGTGCTCGAGCAGGCCCGCCGGGTCGAGCGCGGCGACCTCGAGGTTGTCGGCGACCTCGAGGCTGAGCGCGTCGTGCACCTCGATGCCGCTGGCCTCGATGTACTCCGCGACCAGCTTGGTCAGCTCGCGCTGGTACGGCGTGACCATCGCCACCCGGCGCGCGCCGAGCGCCCTGGCCCCGTCGATGAGCGCGCCGGCCGAGGACACGACCGGGGCCGGGGCCCCCTCCTCGCGCAGGACGTCGCGGATCTGGTCCTCGGCGGTGCAGTGGAAGCCCGCGCCCCCGGCCATCAACGCGACCAGGCAGGCGGTGGCCACGACGTCGCAGCGGGCGTCGGCCAGCTCGGCGGCGCAGCGGTCCATCTGCGCGTTCATGGCCCGCAGCTCCTCCGGGGTGACGCGCTTCATGCGCATGCGGCTCGAGTGGAACGTGAACCGCTCCTCGGGCGCCTCGCTCTCTCGCGCGCGCAGCAAGGCGGGGATCTCGGTCTCCATCGTCACGTTCGAGCTCGGGACGATGAGCCCGAGGCGGTAGCGGGTGGGCTCGGTCATCGGTCGCCTCCGACGGTCGGGGGGGTCAGCTCGGTCTTGCGGATCTTGCCCATGTCGTTGCGCGGGAGGTCGTCCAGGAAGTGGACCTCGCGCGGGCGCTTGTGCGGAGAGAGCAGCTCGGCGACGTGGGCGACCAGCTCCTCGGCCGTCGCGGTGGCCTGCGGTCGCAGGACGACCCACGCCACGATGCGCTCGCCGAGGTCCGCGTCGGGCTCCGCGGTCACCGCCGCCTCCGCCACCGCCTCGTGCTCGAGCAGCGCGCCCTCGATCTCGCCGGCGCCGATCTTGAAGCCACCGCTCTTGATGAGGTCGGTGGAGCGCCGCCCGACGACCCTGACGTAGCCGTCGGCCGCGCGCGTCGCGACGTCCCCGGTGAGGAACCAGCCGTCCTTCATGGCGGCGGCCGTGGCGTCGGGCTGGTTGAGGTACTCGCTGAACAGGCTCGGGCTGCGCAGGGCGACCTCGCCGATCGTGTCGTCGTCGGCGACGTCGATCGCCTCGCCGTCGTCGTCGAGCAGCACGACCTCGACACCGTCGAGCGGCGGGCCGACGTAGCCCGGCCGGCGGTCCCCGTCGACGCGGATCGAGCAGATCATGAGCGTCTCGGTCATGCCGTAGCGCTCGACCACCCGCTGCCCGCAGAGACGCTCGATGCGCTGGTGCTCGACCGCCGGGAGGGGGGCCGAGCCGGACACCAGCAGCCGAGCCCGGCGCAGCGCCTCGGCGATGCCGGCGTCCTCCTCGGCCTCGATCGCGATGCGGTGGTACATCGTCGGGACGCCGAAGAGCATCGTGGCGCCGTCGTTCAGCGCCTCGGCCACCGCGGGCGCGGAGAACCGCTGGAGGTGGCGGACCTGTCCGCCGAGCCGGACCGGGCCGAGGAGCCCGAGGGCCAGGCCATGGACGTGGAAGAGCGGCAGCGCGTGGACGAGCCGGTCCTCGGCGGTCCACGCCCACGCCGCCGCGAGGGCGTCGAGGTTGGCCGCGATGGCGCGGCGGGACAACACGACGCCCTTCGGGAGGCCGGTCGTCCCGGAGGTGTAGATGATGAGCGCCGGCGCGTCCTCGGCGGGCTCGGGCGGCAACGAGTGGCCGGCGGACTCGAACGCGACGGTGGCGCGGGCGATGCCCTGCAGCGCCGCCGGGAGCTCGGCGCCGGGCTCGGCGAAGAGCAGGTCGGGAGCGGCGTCGGCGGCCATGTGCTCCAGCTCGCGGGTGCCCGCCTTGGGGCTGATCGGCACGACCGCCACGCCCGCCGCCAGGGCCCCGAAGACCGCCGCGCACGTGTGCAGCGTCGACGTCGCCCAGACCGCGACGCGGCCGGCGTCGCCGATCTCGGCCGCCACGTTCGCGGCGACGTCCCGCAGCTCGCGGTGGCTCAGGGCATCGTCACCGAAACGAACCGCCGGAGCGGCGCTCGCCTGCGCGAGGGAAGGGAACAGCATCGAACCCTCAGGTACCCGTTTTCGGGAGGGTCAACGTCAGGGCGAGGGCCGCGAGCGGCAGGGCGGCGACGATCGCCATCACCGTGTCCAGCGAGAAGTGGTCGGCGACGATCCCGAGGACGGACGCCCCGACACCGCCCATGCCGATCGCCAAGCCGAGCGTCACGCCGGAGGCGACCCCGACCCGGTTGGGCAGGTACTCCTGGCCCATGACCACGGTCACGGTGTAGCTGGCGACGACCATGGCGCCGACCAGCGCCAGCAGCAGCACGAGGACCGGGCCCCGCTCCACCTGGAGGAGGAGGGCGATGAGCGGCGGGAGAAGCGCCATCGATCCGATCAGGATCGGCCGCCGTCCGACCCGGTCGGCCAGGCGACCGCCGATCAACGTGCCGGCGATCCCGCCGAGCAGCAGCACGGTGAGCGCGCTGCTGCCCTCCGCGTCCGACGTTCCCAGCGAGGCGACGAAGTAGAGCGGGAGGAAGGTCAGCAGGCCGTAGAACGTGAACGAGCGCAGGGTCGCGACCCCGGCGAGGGTGACGAACGGGCCCCAGGCGTCGGGGGTGGGCGCCCGCCGGTCCCCGCCGGCCGTCTCGTCGGCCGTGCGCGCGCGGGCCAGGCGAGGGAGCTCCCGGACGAGCAGGAGGGCCACGGCTCCGGCGGGCACGAGGAGGAACAGCGTGCCGTGGAGGCCGAAGGCCAGCACGAGAGCGGTCACGAGGGCCGGCCCGAGCGCGAACCCCGCGGTGCCGCCCACGGAGAAGACGCTCATGGCCGTGGCGCGCCGGTTGCCCGAGACGTGCCGCACCAGCCGCGCCCCCTCCGGATGGAAAGCCGCGACGCCCACGCCGCTGACGAGGATGGCCAGCACGA
This portion of the Chloroflexota bacterium genome encodes:
- a CDS encoding aspartate/glutamate racemase family protein encodes the protein MTEPTRYRLGLIVPSSNVTMETEIPALLRARESEAPEERFTFHSSRMRMKRVTPEELRAMNAQMDRCAAELADARCDVVATACLVALMAGGAGFHCTAEDQIRDVLREEGAPAPVVSSAGALIDGARALGARRVAMVTPYQRELTKLVAEYIEASGIEVHDALSLEVADNLEVAALDPAGLLEHWRRLDLTGCDA
- a CDS encoding AMP-binding protein, which codes for MLFPSLAQASAAPAVRFGDDALSHRELRDVAANVAAEIGDAGRVAVWATSTLHTCAAVFGALAAGVAVVPISPKAGTRELEHMAADAAPDLLFAEPGAELPAALQGIARATVAFESAGHSLPPEPAEDAPALIIYTSGTTGLPKGVVLSRRAIAANLDALAAAWAWTAEDRLVHALPLFHVHGLALGLLGPVRLGGQVRHLQRFSAPAVAEALNDGATMLFGVPTMYHRIAIEAEEDAGIAEALRRARLLVSGSAPLPAVEHQRIERLCGQRVVERYGMTETLMICSIRVDGDRRPGYVGPPLDGVEVVLLDDDGEAIDVADDDTIGEVALRSPSLFSEYLNQPDATAAAMKDGWFLTGDVATRAADGYVRVVGRRSTDLIKSGGFKIGAGEIEGALLEHEAVAEAAVTAEPDADLGERIVAWVVLRPQATATAEELVAHVAELLSPHKRPREVHFLDDLPRNDMGKIRKTELTPPTVGGDR
- a CDS encoding MFS transporter; translation: MGELTRTASAVREGLDRRALAVLASGHLLADATQGVVPALLPFLIRERGLSYAAASALVLASTVSSSVIQPLFGYYSDRRPRPWLMPAGVALGGGGVALAGLTPSYPLLVLAILVSGVGVAAFHPEGARLVRHVSGNRRATAMSVFSVGGTAGFALGPALVTALVLAFGLHGTLFLLVPAGAVALLLVRELPRLARARTADETAGGDRRAPTPDAWGPFVTLAGVATLRSFTFYGLLTFLPLYFVASLGTSDAEGSSALTVLLLGGIAGTLIGGRLADRVGRRPILIGSMALLPPLIALLLQVERGPVLVLLLALVGAMVVASYTVTVVMGQEYLPNRVGVASGVTLGLAIGMGGVGASVLGIVADHFSLDTVMAIVAALPLAALALTLTLPKTGT